A segment of the Scomber japonicus isolate fScoJap1 chromosome 5, fScoJap1.pri, whole genome shotgun sequence genome:
atgttgggtctctttaaagttaaaacctgaagagttcggtttagacctgctctatgtggaaagagccttgagataactctgttgtgatttggcgctatacaaataaagattgattgattgattgattgagggTGAACATAGAGAGCACCAGTCCAGtctcattgaagtgaatggAAAGGACAAACTTTTAACTGGTATTGTGTGTCTTGTGATGCAATTCATAGTTAGGTATTGTCTTCGGCTCTTGTGAAATTGGGACATTATGTGATCAGATTACATGCTGTGCCATTATACtctgtttatttctgtgtttaggAACTCTGCAGGGAGATTCACCACAAGATCGACAAGACCGATGAGGAGAGATACGACCTGGAGATGAAAGTCGGCAAATCTGACAAAGAGGTAGACTTTTATTTATCCATAGTGTCTTTTATGTGTCTCATTGTCTGTTGTTTTATGTATAattgtttgttgctgtttttatgtattatcCCACTGGAGACACACAATAGTTccatgacaataaaggcattgtATTGagattatataaaataatttaaagccAACAGAGTCTTCAGTGAGTCCATCATCATAAACTCAAATTCTGCAGATCTTGTAGTTTTCAAAGATAGTAAATACCTCAATGTGAATATAATGATACTCAAGACATCTGTAAAGGTTTGACTGTTGCGTTGTCCTGTTACACCTGGGTTCGGACCTCTAAATGCATCAAATGTTGAGTTTTTGGGGTTTCGAGTATAGAGATGTTGCACACCTGTCAGACCACATGAGTGCATAAAGTAAAGTGTGTTCTAACTATACATAACATAGAACggtagataaatagaaagaacACACCTATGAGATAAACAAGGCACTGAACTGGAAACAACGTCCAAAGATCATGGTAGAAAGAAGCAGTAATTAGCATTCAGGGTTGATTTTGGTGTTCAGTTTTTGATCGTCCCATTGTATGAACATCACCATCACTGATGACTGATGGTGAAACATTCAGTAGTGTGCTCACAGTGAATCCAGATTTCAGATTCACCCTGAGATCATCTTTCTccacttaaagtctgtgtaaagggacataccacagaaaagtgtgttgttaaccaccctgccaaatttgaataattcagaaaaatcgccaaatatatgaaattaggcttcaaagttgtgtaaaaatcagcctctttctctgctcccaaacgctgaagccccgccccctaccaagtgccacctgtcaatcaaagtcaccacccctaccagaaacatggacgctacatctgagagctttctgctgctaactcggctgctagcttggcggctaactcagctaactggctaactgtagactgtagtagtagtagtgtgtgctgaatgtatttatacctctacagcagcaggggcgggtttatgctaatcactaaatcctgaacacagaaatcttgaaacacagtgtgtgaagcctagctccacaattcaaatctaaatggttgaaatgctttttacacattttttagaaatacatttatgacctatgtttagaagaaaatgtctgaattcactttacacggtctttaacagATTGATGACCTGAAGATCAAAGTCCAGGATGTGATGGGCAAGTTCAAGAAGCCGGTCCTGAAGAAAGTACGCATGTCTGCCGACGCCATGCTGAAAGCTCTGCTGGGCTCCAAACACACCGTCAACCTGGACCTGAGGGCCAACCTGAAGCAGGTCAAGAaggaggtgaaagaggaggtgaggaaCCGACTCCGACTCGATCTGTTCAACACAGATACATGATGAGAAACACAACTTTTAGCTTGAAGCAGGTTGTACATTTAGTGAGCAGATAAAGAGGCCTGTGTCTGAAGAGAAGTATAAAGAACAATGGCCATAAGACAATGATATCTATACTTTCTACCATAAATTTGATCCTCCTTATTAGATTCATTGCTTTAGATTATACTTCCATCCACCTACACTGATGTGATAGATGAGGAAACAAAGGTTTTGATGTTTAAATCGTCAGTTTGCTCAATAattataacctttatttaatcaggtgATCACAGTAAGATCCAGATTAAAGGATCCTGGATTAAAGCATAggccttaaaacaacagtcaagaTCACTGActttacacatttacagtctttttagcatcagattccctcttagtgtttcctgtttctctgtggtggaagtataggaacaaaaagactttgctactaaaaacactgtaacgttgaaacatggaagatgaagatttgactcattcaaacgctgaagcttcatattagcttcagattaaacttttaaatccatggctgtgttcgaaaccgcatactacatacttctatactacatacttctatactacacactaaaggaccggatagtaagcagaccgtttacactgtagtaaactacacgataacccacaatgcatttggttccta
Coding sequences within it:
- the LOC128359179 gene encoding troponin I, fast skeletal muscle-like; translation: MTSSRRHHLKSLMLSIAKDLLEEEEKEQVIEKRRYMSENCPPVSMPRTMQELQELCREIHHKIDKTDEERYDLEMKVGKSDKEIDDLKIKVQDVMGKFKKPVLKKVRMSADAMLKALLGSKHTVNLDLRANLKQVKKEVKEEDKELRDVGDWRKNIEDKSGMDGRKKMFEAEA